In one window of Acidobacteriota bacterium DNA:
- a CDS encoding PDZ domain-containing protein, whose protein sequence is MFHKGKLLIFLVSFLIVLYGASAAFFGKEAYKELSVFMKVLDRVRDEYVEVPDMNEVQEGAMRGMMDALDPYCGFLTRQQYEDLERRRALGTAGAGVVLSRKSDVVYVVSLDPEGPAARAGMHRGDYVIAIDGEGVEHKSLLEVDSLLSGAPGTRVTITLFRDSRTKPRDLEFALEAPPESPVGSRMLDGGVGYLKIASLRDQAVEQARVKLKTLISAGAGKIVLDLRGCADGSAANGATVANYFLSDGVIYYSRNREGEKVLVVEADPEKTITLLPAAVLINGSTAGAAEIIAGALKDGRRATVVGERSFGLGSEQKTIPLKSGALLVLSTAKYCTPGGTIIQDDGARKTGIEPDLESPDSERRQDLAVESYYDEDDDGKYQRLQEKVEQIQLEKALEILLGENIPAKIAA, encoded by the coding sequence ATGTTTCACAAGGGAAAGCTGCTGATTTTTCTGGTGTCCTTTCTGATCGTGCTCTACGGCGCTTCGGCCGCCTTTTTCGGCAAGGAGGCGTACAAGGAGCTGTCGGTGTTCATGAAGGTGCTCGACCGGGTAAGGGACGAGTACGTCGAGGTTCCCGACATGAACGAGGTCCAGGAAGGGGCGATGAGGGGCATGATGGACGCGCTCGACCCTTACTGCGGCTTTCTCACCCGGCAGCAGTACGAGGACCTCGAGCGGCGGCGGGCCCTGGGCACGGCGGGCGCCGGGGTGGTCCTTTCCCGGAAATCGGACGTGGTCTACGTGGTCTCGCTGGATCCGGAAGGGCCGGCGGCCCGGGCGGGGATGCATCGGGGGGATTACGTCATCGCCATCGACGGGGAGGGGGTGGAACACAAGAGCCTTCTCGAGGTGGACAGCCTCCTCTCCGGCGCACCCGGGACCCGGGTCACGATCACCCTTTTCCGCGATTCCCGGACCAAGCCCAGGGATCTGGAATTCGCGCTGGAGGCCCCGCCGGAGTCCCCGGTCGGCTCCCGAATGCTCGACGGCGGCGTGGGCTATCTCAAGATCGCATCCCTGCGGGATCAGGCGGTCGAACAGGCGAGGGTCAAGCTGAAGACCCTCATATCCGCCGGCGCCGGGAAGATCGTGCTCGACCTCAGGGGATGCGCCGACGGGAGCGCGGCCAACGGCGCGACCGTGGCCAACTATTTTCTCTCCGACGGCGTCATCTACTACAGCCGCAACCGGGAGGGGGAGAAGGTACTGGTGGTCGAGGCCGACCCGGAGAAGACGATCACCCTCCTGCCGGCGGCGGTTTTGATCAACGGCTCCACGGCCGGGGCGGCCGAAATCATCGCCGGCGCCCTGAAGGATGGCAGGAGGGCGACCGTCGTGGGGGAGCGCTCCTTCGGCCTGGGGTCGGAGCAGAAGACGATCCCGCTGAAGAGCGGCGCGCTCCTCGTTCTCTCCACGGCCAAATACTGCACGCCGGGCGGCACCATCATCCAGGATGACGGCGCGCGCAAAACGGGGATCGAACCGGATCTCGAATCCCCGGACAGCGAAAGGCGCCAGGACCTGGCGGTCGAATCCTACTACGACGAGGACGATGACGGGAAATATCAGCGGCTTCAGGAGAAAGTGGAACAGATCCAGCTCGAAAAGGCGCTGGAAATCCTGCTCGGAGAAAATATTCCGGCAAAAATTGCAGCCTAG